Proteins encoded in a region of the Cytobacillus pseudoceanisediminis genome:
- a CDS encoding aromatic ring-hydroxylating dioxygenase subunit alpha produces the protein MQQDRLWNEWHPVCKAEELLEDPKQVFVLGERVVIFRNEKGVHAFKDLCIHRGAALSLGKVKNGNLVCAYHAWEYDCTGACEKIPALPSGRAIPSKARATVYHCEEYLGLIWVNLGEDPAPLVSFPEYSMEGYRTAICGPYEVKANAPRIIENFLDVSHLMFVHEGLLGDEDHAEVVDYKVEFVDNRLITSKIPVYQPNPDGRSKGGYADYVYEILNPTTARFTKTTEGSDDELTILLAVNQEDHEQAKAFMLLTRNYDLDMPDEPFIEFQDTIFYQDLDIVQSQKPELLPLDLQAELHLKSDALTIAYRKWLNELGVENGTNPIQDEARKKVLVQ, from the coding sequence ATGCAGCAAGATCGATTATGGAATGAATGGCATCCAGTATGCAAAGCAGAGGAATTACTGGAGGATCCCAAACAGGTATTTGTCCTTGGGGAGCGTGTCGTCATTTTCCGCAATGAAAAAGGGGTTCACGCATTTAAGGATCTTTGTATCCACCGGGGGGCAGCCCTTTCCCTTGGAAAGGTGAAGAACGGAAATCTGGTCTGCGCTTATCATGCCTGGGAATACGATTGTACAGGTGCCTGTGAGAAGATTCCTGCCCTGCCGAGCGGCAGAGCCATTCCAAGTAAAGCAAGAGCAACCGTTTACCATTGTGAGGAGTATCTGGGGCTGATCTGGGTTAACTTAGGGGAAGATCCGGCGCCGCTTGTTTCCTTTCCTGAATATAGCATGGAGGGGTACCGGACTGCAATTTGCGGCCCCTATGAGGTAAAAGCAAATGCCCCAAGAATTATTGAAAATTTCCTGGATGTTTCGCATCTTATGTTTGTACATGAAGGCCTGCTTGGAGATGAGGATCATGCGGAGGTTGTCGATTATAAAGTTGAATTTGTTGATAATCGCTTAATTACTAGTAAAATCCCGGTCTATCAGCCGAACCCTGACGGACGCTCCAAAGGCGGGTATGCTGACTATGTGTATGAAATCCTTAATCCAACTACCGCCCGTTTTACAAAAACAACGGAAGGATCGGATGATGAGCTGACGATTCTGCTAGCTGTCAATCAAGAGGATCATGAGCAGGCCAAGGCATTTATGCTGTTGACCAGAAACTATGATCTGGACATGCCGGATGAGCCTTTTATTGAATTTCAGGATACGATTTTTTATCAGGATTTAGATATCGTCCAAAGTCAAAAACCAGAGCTTCTGCCGCTTGACTTACAGGCAGAGCTGCATCTTAAGTCAGACGCCCTTACTATTGCCTATCGCAAATGGCTAAATGAGCTGGGTGTGGAGAATGGCACAAATCCCATTCAGGATGAAGCACGGAAAAAAGTATTAGTGCAATAA
- a CDS encoding L-lactate dehydrogenase, whose product MNLTLGNKIVLVGNGAVGSSYAYALLNQGLCDELIIIDVNEEKAKGDVMDLNHGIAYAPTAMTIRYGSYKDCKDAALVVICAGAAQKPGETRLDLVNKNVKIFKSIVESIMDSGFNGIFLVAANPVDILSYATWKFSGLPKERVIGSGTILDSARFRYLLGKEFDTAAVSVHGYIIGEHGDSQFPVWSFANIAGTPVAERLTEERKEEIAVQVRDAAYEIINAKGATYYGIAMGLVRITKAILRNENVVLPVGALLEGEYGHSDVFVGIPSLITRNGVKNIVELSLTEDEKRKFARSVQTLKDIQNSAL is encoded by the coding sequence ATGAATTTAACATTAGGAAACAAAATTGTATTAGTAGGAAATGGCGCTGTTGGATCAAGTTATGCTTATGCCTTATTAAATCAGGGCTTATGTGATGAGTTAATCATTATTGATGTAAATGAGGAGAAAGCAAAAGGAGATGTCATGGATTTAAACCACGGCATTGCCTATGCTCCAACGGCTATGACGATTAGATATGGTTCTTATAAGGACTGTAAGGATGCCGCTCTTGTGGTGATCTGTGCAGGGGCAGCGCAAAAACCGGGAGAAACACGGCTGGATCTCGTGAATAAAAACGTTAAGATCTTCAAATCCATTGTAGAGAGCATTATGGATTCTGGATTTAATGGGATTTTCTTAGTTGCAGCAAATCCAGTCGATATCTTATCTTATGCAACCTGGAAATTCTCTGGCTTGCCTAAAGAAAGAGTCATCGGGTCTGGAACCATCCTGGACTCTGCCAGATTCCGCTATTTATTAGGGAAAGAATTTGATACGGCAGCCGTAAGTGTCCATGGGTATATTATCGGTGAACATGGCGACTCCCAATTCCCGGTATGGAGCTTTGCCAATATTGCCGGAACCCCGGTAGCTGAGAGATTAACAGAAGAAAGAAAAGAAGAAATTGCTGTCCAAGTCCGGGATGCTGCATATGAAATTATTAACGCAAAAGGTGCAACCTACTATGGAATTGCGATGGGGCTGGTCAGAATAACAAAAGCCATCTTACGAAATGAGAATGTGGTATTGCCGGTTGGAGCATTGTTAGAAGGAGAATATGGCCACAGTGATGTGTTTGTCGGGATTCCGTCACTTATCACAAGAAACGGTGTGAAAAATATTGTTGAGCTGTCATTGACAGAGGATGAAAAAAGGAAGTTTGCTAGATCTGTTCAAACCTTAAAAGACATCCAAAATTCAGCATTATGA